A single genomic interval of Theropithecus gelada isolate Dixy chromosome 16, Tgel_1.0, whole genome shotgun sequence harbors:
- the RAB37 gene encoding ras-related protein Rab-37 isoform X5 encodes MLLGDSGVGKTCFLIRFKDGAFLSGAFIATVGIDFRNKVVTVDGMRVKLQIWDTAGQERFRSVTHAYYRDAQALLLLYDITSKSSFDSIRAWLTEIHEYAQRDVVIMLLGNKADMSSERVIRSEDGETLAREYGVPFLETSAKTGMNVELAFLAIAKELKYRAGQQANEPSFQIRDYVESQKKRSSCCSFM; translated from the exons CGTCGGCAAAACATGTTTCCTGATCCGATTCAAAGACGGGGCCTTCCTGTCCGGAGCCTTCATAGCCACCGTCGGCATAGACTTCAGG aacaAGGTGGTGACCGTGGATGGCATGAGAGTGAAGCTGCAG ATCTGGGACACCGCTGGGCAGGAACGGTTCCGAAGCGTCACCCATGCTTATTACAGAGACGCCCAGG CCTTGCTTCTGCTGTACGACATCACCAGCAAATCTTCTTTTGACAGCATCAGG GCCTGGCTCACTGAGATTCATGAGTATGCCCAGAGGGACGTGGTGATCATGCTGCTAGGCAACAAG GCGGATATGAGCAGCGAAAGAGTGATCCGTTCCGAAGACGGAGAGACCCTGGCCAGG GAGTACGGCGTTCCCTTCCTGGAGACCAGCGCCAAGACAGGCATGAATGTGGAGTTAGCCTTTCTGGCCATCGCCAA GGAGCTGAAATACCGGGCCGGGCAGCAGGCGAATGAGCCCAGCTTCCAGATCCGAGACTATGTGGAGTCCCAGAAGAAGCGCTCCAGCTGCTGCTCCTTCATGTGA